From the genome of Methylomonas sp. UP202, one region includes:
- a CDS encoding methyl-accepting chemotaxis protein: MTANGHSGTEAFSLRKLLVAMTAGVALILIVGNAVVWITHEGLQSAETDNQRLMRASLAFKDVRYHVVQIQQFLTDASVVGEDDYGVAREEKSAAHAELAELSTMLPELRAAIADADRSVENLYATGERMANAYFRDGREAGNLIMKAPNDGFDAASASLTTSLDQLAERLQQSVNAASVRQRDMQSRMFAVSATVAGLALLLIVLANYWLMRRLFAVLGGEPSYATDIARTIAGGHLDIEVRTARHDSASLLAVMKMMGASLASHMREISMASKQIGQSSYQISNISGDISNANRSEQARSTEVRQATDALRSSTEEVERFTLTIRQRTLETQDTAQQGLLAVSENLDEMRRVVSEVESAEAKTNALRQANRQIQDITTTIRNITEQTNLLALNAAIEAARAGEYGRGFAVVADEVRKLAQNASGATAEIAGIIAELTQIIEENTLAMTSIIQATQQGMEKAESTSVVIHRIVGQIEENASTAQQISDVTRNQLDNVSRLQTRVEALFEALGQNESKVHITRTVSDDLYVVTEKLRAMLEHFSFDANRKTTPIPNEHRRFPRTSHYLLAHIDAKNRSLDGVTADFSMSGACLRLPLPLPCGENETIAVQLRIPYDNIDQYAHQAPLELDCRIVWYKVVDDEHHYGVKFPESLSPAAVNGLKTCFDFFNHASTYRG; this comes from the coding sequence ATGACTGCGAACGGCCATTCCGGGACCGAAGCTTTTTCGTTGCGCAAACTGCTGGTGGCGATGACCGCCGGCGTCGCGCTGATTCTAATCGTTGGGAATGCCGTGGTCTGGATCACCCACGAGGGACTGCAAAGCGCCGAAACCGACAACCAGCGCTTGATGCGTGCGTCGTTGGCGTTCAAGGACGTGCGTTACCACGTCGTGCAAATACAACAATTCCTGACCGATGCGTCGGTGGTCGGTGAAGACGATTACGGCGTAGCGCGGGAAGAAAAATCCGCCGCACATGCCGAACTTGCCGAGTTATCGACGATGCTGCCGGAGTTGCGCGCGGCGATCGCCGATGCCGATCGCTCGGTCGAAAATCTGTATGCCACCGGCGAACGCATGGCCAATGCCTATTTTCGCGATGGCCGCGAAGCCGGCAATCTGATCATGAAAGCGCCGAACGATGGCTTCGATGCCGCTTCGGCCAGTTTGACCACGAGTCTGGACCAGTTGGCTGAGCGCTTGCAACAAAGCGTCAATGCCGCATCGGTACGGCAACGGGACATGCAAAGCCGCATGTTCGCCGTCAGCGCGACGGTGGCCGGACTGGCCTTGTTGCTGATCGTACTGGCCAATTATTGGCTGATGCGCAGACTGTTCGCGGTGCTGGGCGGCGAACCCAGCTACGCGACGGACATTGCCCGGACGATTGCCGGCGGCCATTTGGATATCGAGGTGCGAACCGCGCGACACGATAGCGCGAGTTTGTTGGCGGTCATGAAGATGATGGGCGCCTCCCTGGCCAGTCACATGCGGGAAATCAGCATGGCCAGTAAGCAGATAGGCCAATCGTCCTATCAGATTTCCAACATCTCCGGCGATATTTCCAACGCCAATCGTTCCGAGCAGGCCCGTTCCACCGAAGTAAGGCAGGCGACCGATGCGTTGCGCTCTTCCACCGAGGAAGTGGAGCGCTTTACGCTTACCATTCGCCAGCGCACCTTGGAAACCCAAGACACCGCGCAACAAGGGCTATTGGCGGTCAGCGAAAATCTCGACGAGATGCGGCGGGTCGTGAGCGAAGTGGAAAGCGCCGAGGCCAAAACCAATGCGTTGCGTCAGGCTAATCGGCAAATTCAGGACATTACCACGACGATCCGCAACATCACCGAGCAAACCAATCTGTTGGCGCTCAACGCCGCGATCGAAGCGGCCAGGGCCGGAGAGTACGGCCGCGGTTTCGCCGTCGTCGCCGACGAAGTGCGGAAGTTGGCGCAAAACGCGTCCGGCGCGACCGCCGAAATCGCCGGCATCATCGCCGAACTGACCCAGATCATCGAAGAAAACACGCTGGCGATGACGTCGATCATTCAGGCGACTCAGCAAGGCATGGAAAAAGCCGAGTCGACCAGCGTGGTGATACACCGGATTGTCGGCCAGATCGAGGAAAACGCGTCGACCGCGCAACAAATATCCGACGTCACCCGCAATCAACTGGACAACGTGTCCCGGTTGCAGACCCGTGTCGAGGCTTTGTTCGAAGCCTTGGGTCAAAACGAATCCAAAGTACATATCACCCGGACCGTCAGCGACGACCTGTATGTGGTCACCGAAAAATTGCGGGCCATGCTGGAGCATTTCAGTTTCGATGCCAACAGGAAAACGACGCCCATCCCCAATGAACACCGCCGGTTTCCTCGCACCAGCCATTATCTACTGGCGCATATCGATGCGAAGAATAGAAGTCTGGACGGGGTAACCGCCGATTTCAGCATGAGTGGTGCTTGTCTGCGTTTACCGCTGCCGCTGCCGTGCGGGGAGAATGAAACCATCGCCGTTCAGTTGCGTATTCCGTACGACAACATCGATCAGTACGCGCACCAGGCGCCGCTGGAATTGGATTGCCGGATCGTCTGGTATAAAGTCGTCGACGACGAACATCATTACGGCGTCAAGTTCCCGGAATCGCTATCGCCGGCGGCGGTTAACGGCTTGAAAACCTGCTTCGACTTCTTTAATCACGCGTCCACCTATCGCGGCTAA
- a CDS encoding sigma-54-dependent Fis family transcriptional regulator, translated as MNNDLAAATCVLLVDDNPINLVELAALLEDAGYQVLSAETGDAAVDQAVAKRPDLILLDVLMPGIDGFTTCENLKAIPATRDIPVLFMTALADTADKVKGFHVGAVDYITKPFQHEEVLARVRTHLTLQKLKLELQEKEERLSRIFENAMDAILTLDQAGRITLFNAAAEQMFRCQAGDTIGRSVDRFLAPELNKTLTNFRNGVPDKQAIWLSEGMAAVRADGGNFPIEATISRVEAAGQQLYILILRDINERKAREEAEAECNTLRGINLYLQEEVLASRDGEELIGNSVGLRQAMALVKQVAATDATVLITGETGTGKELIARAIHNLSGRKSKTLVKLNCATIPENLAESELFGHEKGAFTGAINRKLGRFELANGGTLFLDEIGELPLEIQAKLLRVLQEGEFERVGGTQTLKCDVRVIAATHRDLAQFSQEGKFRADLYYRMNVFPVHLPPLRERKEDIPPLVKHFINKYATKFGKKITAIPERLMSDMQSYIWPGNIRELQHIIERAVILTNGSQLANVECVHASGGAVQANAPIATLDDAERAHILRALDATAWRIAGNQGAAKILGVPSTTLRSRMEKLGIVKPLPR; from the coding sequence ATGAACAACGATCTAGCGGCCGCCACTTGCGTGCTGTTGGTGGACGACAATCCGATCAATCTGGTGGAATTGGCTGCATTGCTTGAGGACGCCGGCTACCAAGTGTTGAGCGCCGAAACCGGCGACGCGGCGGTCGATCAGGCGGTGGCCAAGCGTCCAGATTTGATTCTGCTGGACGTGTTGATGCCAGGCATCGACGGCTTCACCACCTGCGAAAACTTGAAGGCCATTCCGGCAACCAGGGATATTCCGGTGCTGTTCATGACCGCGCTGGCCGATACCGCCGACAAGGTCAAGGGCTTTCACGTCGGCGCGGTCGATTACATCACCAAACCGTTTCAGCACGAAGAAGTGCTGGCCAGGGTGCGGACCCATCTGACGTTGCAAAAACTGAAACTGGAGTTGCAGGAAAAGGAAGAGCGGTTGTCGCGCATCTTCGAAAACGCGATGGACGCCATTCTGACGCTGGATCAGGCCGGCCGGATCACGCTGTTCAATGCGGCCGCCGAACAAATGTTTCGCTGTCAGGCCGGCGATACGATAGGCCGCTCGGTCGACCGGTTTTTAGCGCCGGAATTGAACAAAACCCTCACCAATTTTCGTAACGGCGTACCCGATAAACAGGCCATCTGGCTTTCCGAAGGGATGGCGGCGGTCAGAGCGGATGGCGGCAATTTCCCGATCGAAGCGACGATATCGCGGGTGGAAGCCGCCGGCCAGCAGTTGTATATCCTGATTCTGCGCGACATTAACGAGCGCAAGGCTCGAGAGGAGGCCGAAGCCGAATGCAACACCTTGCGCGGCATCAATTTGTACCTGCAGGAAGAAGTGCTGGCCAGCCGTGACGGCGAGGAGTTGATCGGCAATTCGGTCGGTTTGCGCCAAGCGATGGCGTTAGTCAAGCAGGTGGCCGCCACCGACGCGACGGTGTTGATTACCGGCGAAACCGGTACCGGCAAGGAGTTGATCGCTCGCGCCATTCATAATCTGAGCGGTCGCAAATCCAAGACCCTCGTCAAACTGAATTGCGCGACCATTCCGGAAAATTTGGCCGAAAGCGAATTGTTCGGCCATGAGAAAGGCGCGTTTACCGGCGCTATCAACCGGAAATTGGGGCGTTTCGAACTGGCCAACGGCGGTACCTTGTTTTTGGACGAGATCGGCGAATTGCCGCTGGAAATTCAGGCCAAACTGCTGCGCGTGTTGCAGGAGGGCGAATTCGAGCGGGTCGGCGGCACTCAAACCCTGAAGTGCGACGTGCGGGTGATTGCCGCGACCCACCGCGATCTAGCGCAGTTCTCCCAGGAGGGAAAATTCCGCGCCGACTTGTATTACCGCATGAACGTGTTCCCGGTGCACTTACCGCCATTGCGCGAACGCAAGGAAGACATTCCGCCGCTGGTCAAGCATTTCATCAATAAATACGCCACCAAATTCGGCAAGAAAATCACCGCGATTCCGGAGCGGTTGATGTCGGATATGCAAAGCTACATTTGGCCCGGCAATATCCGCGAATTGCAACACATCATCGAGCGTGCGGTCATCCTGACCAACGGTTCGCAACTGGCCAACGTCGAATGCGTCCACGCTAGCGGCGGTGCGGTGCAGGCCAACGCGCCGATCGCGACGCTGGACGACGCCGAGCGCGCCCATATTCTGCGCGCGCTGGACGCTACCGCGTGGCGGATCGCCGGCAATCAGGGCGCCGCCAAAATTCTCGGCGTGCCGTCCACGACGCTGCGCTCGCGAATGGAAAAGCTCGGTATCGTTAAACCGCTGCCGCGTTAA
- a CDS encoding hybrid sensor histidine kinase/response regulator: MARISRVGRFFNSFNGRMIVAVVGIHLLLVPILLFGIYRVIKPSMEAQFVNQVRSDALMFGNLVSPRLSRGDIGELQGLLGEFLLNGRLAYAEIATEQGQVHADVALNARQAFQEDFFFGEHGDGIYFVAVPVSADSGQSATLRLGFDESQIRREIYTIYQRSGYFVAAYMGLTLLVVGLFGRKLVLPLERLRDEAEQIAEGNHTGSFSTGTRITEVAALAEHLEKMRQALLSARDAALQAAGAKTEFLANMSHEIRTPMNGIIGMIGLALRTDLTPRQREFLAMANSSADALLRIVNDILDFSKIDARKLELDHAPFRLRESLGDTLKLLAGHAHEKGLELMLRIDPEVPDDLIGDTGRLNQVIINLVGNAIKFTQHGQIVVQVKPEHHDAERVCLHFAVQDTGIGIPADKQRLIFEAFAQIDASSTRKFGGTGLGLSISSRLVELMGGHLALESELDRGSTFFFTAVFERHVRAADDVQVPEIDVKGLPVLIVDDNLINLRVFSETLSHWGMVPTTVDNGQAAIDALRCSRATDSGQRYAMVLLDAMMPMMDGFTVAQRIREDHRFDPVTIMMLSSADRPDDFERCRDLGVNLYVRKPVKHSELWNAIQSALSQTDARFADTAPPALAQPPRPLRILLAEDNPVNQYMAVVLLEERGHKLEVANNGREVLDILATGKPFDLVLMDVQMPVMDGFQATAAIRESERDSGRHLRIVAMTAHALKGDRERCLAAGMDDYISKPVQEQELLATVERWDLAQTDQEGEVAVAEPMAEPALEWREALQRVSGRQNLLGKMMTMFQEQSVQLLADVESAIHSQDAAKLRMSAHTLKSSANSIGAFGFGKIAQQLELQGQAAEFADAAAQFALLQQAGARLEPAIREYLSENPQ; this comes from the coding sequence ATGGCAAGGATCTCTCGAGTAGGCCGCTTTTTTAATAGTTTTAACGGTCGAATGATCGTCGCGGTGGTCGGCATTCATTTATTGCTGGTGCCGATTTTGTTGTTCGGTATTTATCGGGTCATCAAGCCCAGCATGGAAGCCCAATTCGTCAACCAGGTGCGCTCCGACGCATTGATGTTCGGCAATCTGGTGTCGCCGCGATTGTCGCGCGGCGACATCGGCGAATTGCAGGGCTTGCTGGGCGAATTTTTGCTGAACGGCCGGCTGGCCTATGCCGAAATCGCCACCGAACAGGGGCAGGTCCATGCCGACGTGGCTTTGAACGCGCGGCAGGCGTTTCAGGAGGATTTTTTCTTCGGCGAACACGGCGACGGAATTTACTTCGTCGCGGTGCCGGTCAGCGCCGACAGCGGCCAATCGGCGACCTTGCGGCTGGGTTTCGACGAAAGTCAGATTCGTCGCGAGATTTACACGATTTACCAGCGTAGCGGTTATTTTGTCGCGGCTTACATGGGCTTGACCTTGCTGGTGGTCGGTTTGTTCGGCCGCAAGCTGGTGCTGCCGCTAGAGCGGTTGCGCGACGAAGCCGAGCAAATCGCCGAAGGCAATCATACCGGCAGTTTCAGTACCGGTACCCGGATCACCGAAGTCGCGGCCTTGGCCGAACATCTGGAAAAAATGCGCCAGGCGCTGTTGTCGGCCCGCGACGCGGCCTTGCAAGCCGCCGGCGCCAAGACCGAGTTTCTGGCCAATATGAGCCACGAAATCCGCACGCCGATGAACGGCATCATCGGCATGATAGGCTTGGCGCTGCGGACCGACTTGACGCCCCGCCAGCGCGAGTTTCTGGCGATGGCCAACAGTTCCGCCGATGCCTTGCTGCGCATCGTCAACGACATTCTGGACTTTTCCAAAATCGACGCCCGCAAACTGGAGCTGGACCACGCGCCGTTCCGCTTGCGGGAAAGTCTGGGCGATACCTTGAAGTTGCTGGCCGGCCACGCCCACGAAAAAGGCCTGGAGTTGATGCTGCGCATCGATCCGGAAGTGCCCGACGATTTGATTGGCGACACCGGCCGCTTGAACCAGGTCATCATTAATTTGGTCGGCAACGCGATCAAATTTACCCAGCACGGCCAAATCGTGGTTCAGGTCAAGCCCGAGCACCACGACGCCGAGCGGGTTTGTCTGCACTTCGCGGTGCAGGATACTGGTATCGGCATTCCGGCCGACAAGCAACGCCTGATTTTCGAGGCCTTCGCCCAAATCGACGCGTCGTCGACCCGCAAATTCGGCGGCACCGGCTTGGGCTTGTCGATTTCATCGCGGCTGGTGGAATTGATGGGCGGCCATCTGGCTCTGGAAAGCGAGCTGGATCGCGGCAGTACCTTCTTTTTCACGGCGGTATTCGAGCGCCACGTTCGGGCGGCTGACGACGTCCAAGTGCCGGAAATCGACGTTAAGGGCTTGCCGGTGCTGATCGTCGACGACAATCTGATCAATTTGCGGGTGTTCTCGGAAACCCTGAGCCATTGGGGCATGGTGCCGACCACCGTCGATAACGGCCAGGCGGCGATCGATGCGCTCCGCTGTTCGCGGGCCACCGATAGCGGCCAACGCTATGCGATGGTACTGCTGGACGCCATGATGCCGATGATGGACGGTTTTACCGTGGCGCAACGCATCCGCGAGGATCACCGCTTCGACCCGGTCACGATCATGATGCTGTCGTCGGCGGACCGGCCGGACGATTTCGAACGCTGCCGCGATTTGGGCGTCAATTTATACGTGCGCAAGCCGGTCAAGCATTCCGAGCTGTGGAACGCGATCCAGTCCGCGCTGAGTCAAACCGATGCCCGTTTCGCCGATACCGCGCCGCCGGCGCTGGCGCAGCCGCCCCGGCCGCTGCGCATCCTGTTGGCCGAGGATAATCCGGTCAATCAATACATGGCGGTGGTGCTGCTGGAAGAGCGCGGTCATAAGTTGGAAGTCGCCAACAACGGCCGTGAAGTGCTGGACATCCTGGCGACCGGCAAGCCCTTCGATTTGGTGTTGATGGACGTACAAATGCCGGTCATGGACGGTTTTCAGGCTACGGCGGCGATTCGCGAATCCGAACGCGACAGCGGCCGGCACCTGCGCATCGTGGCGATGACCGCCCACGCGTTGAAGGGCGACCGCGAGCGCTGTCTGGCCGCCGGCATGGACGACTATATTTCCAAGCCGGTGCAGGAGCAGGAATTGCTGGCGACGGTCGAGCGTTGGGATTTGGCGCAAACCGATCAAGAGGGCGAGGTCGCCGTGGCCGAGCCGATGGCCGAACCGGCCCTGGAATGGCGGGAAGCGCTGCAGCGCGTGAGCGGTCGCCAGAACTTGCTGGGCAAAATGATGACGATGTTCCAGGAACAATCGGTGCAATTGTTGGCCGACGTCGAAAGCGCGATTCACAGCCAGGACGCCGCCAAGTTGCGGATGTCGGCGCATACCTTGAAAAGCTCGGCCAACAGCATCGGTGCGTTCGGTTTCGGCAAGATCGCTCAGCAACTGGAACTCCAGGGTCAGGCGGCGGAGTTTGCCGACGCGGCCGCCCAATTCGCGTTGCTGCAACAGGCCGGCGCGCGTTTGGAGCCCGCCATTCGGGAATACTTGAGCGAAAATCCGCAATGA